ACTACGATTTCCGTCAGTTCCCCACCAAAACGGCTTTTCCGGCAGGCGGCGATCCGGCCCAGATTATGCCGACCCAGCACATCCGCGCCGACGCGCCGCCCAACCTGCTGTTGGTGGCGGGCAACGACCAGACGGTTGATCCCAGCAACGGCGAGAAGATGAAAGCGGCCCTGCAAGCGGCGGGCGTGCCGTACACCTACACGGTGCTGCCGGGCCTAAGCCACATCACTGTCGTGGCAGCGTTGTCGCGCCGCCTGACTTTTTTGGGCGGAACCCGTCAGGCCGTTCTGGACTTCTTGAACACCCAGGAAGCCAGCGCCGCCAACAAATGAGCGTGAAAATCACCGACTGTGCCTAGACAACCCTGATCTGCGTCAGGTTCAACTCACCTTGGGATGAGCCTTTCATGATGGGATGGATGTTGTGTGTCGTTTGCCCCTCTTCCGTACTCTGCGTTCCGTGCTGCTGTTCAGCTTGGCCAGTTCAACCGCGTTTGCCGCTGTCACCGTTCAAAAAGGCGATACCCTCTTCACTCTTTCGCGGCGCACAGGCGTGAGCGTGGCGCGGCTGCAAGCGCTCAATCAGCTGCCCGGCACTCTCATTCGCGTCGGCCAGGTGCTTAGAACGGGCGGGACGCTGCCCGTCACCAAAGCCGCGTCCAAAGTTGCCGCCTCACCGCCAAAAAGTGCCAGCGCCAAGCCGCAAAGACCCAGCCGCTACACTGTGCGCTCCGGCGACACCTTGAGCAAAATCGCGTCCAAAATCGGCGTCAGCGTCCGCGCTTTGCAGGGAGCCAACCAGCTCACCGGCACGCTGATTTTGGTGGGCCAGGTGCTCAAGGTGCCGCCCGCCGGCGCGTCGGCGGCCCGCGTTCCGGCGCTGCCGCCCAACACCGAGGCCCGCGTCGTCTACACCTACCGCACGGTGGGCGTGCGCGACACGTTCGTGACGTTGGCCCAGACCGCTCAGCAAAACGCCAAGCTGACTTCGGCGCAGTTTATGAATCTCAATCATCTGAGGATCGCCTGGGTTTATCCCGGCATGAAAGTGCTGCTGCCCCAGCGTATTCCAGTGCCGATTCCGCCCGCGCCTCGCCGCCGCGCCGTAAGCCTATCGGCCGTCCGTGTGCTCGACACCGCCGTGCAAGTGGTCAGGGTGGATTTGCGCTGGCGCGACGTGTTAGTTTCTCCGGTGCTGCCTTCGCGCGGGATTGGCAGCAGTGCCCGTGTCAGCACGTTGGCCCGGCAAAGTGGCGCGACGGCAGTGATCAACGGCAGTTATTTTCATCCGCGCAGCTATATTCCGGCGGGCGACCTGGTGGTGCAGGGCAAGCGCTTGTCGTGGGGCCGCATTCCGGTGGCGCTGGCGATCACGCCCGACAACCGCGCCTACATTGGCGGGGGCGGCGGCGC
The DNA window shown above is from Deinococcus detaillensis and carries:
- a CDS encoding LysM peptidoglycan-binding domain-containing protein; the protein is MLLFSLASSTAFAAVTVQKGDTLFTLSRRTGVSVARLQALNQLPGTLIRVGQVLRTGGTLPVTKAASKVAASPPKSASAKPQRPSRYTVRSGDTLSKIASKIGVSVRALQGANQLTGTLILVGQVLKVPPAGASAARVPALPPNTEARVVYTYRTVGVRDTFVTLAQTAQQNAKLTSAQFMNLNHLRIAWVYPGMKVLLPQRIPVPIPPAPRRRAVSLSAVRVLDTAVQVVRVDLRWRDVLVSPVLPSRGIGSSARVSTLARQSGATAVINGSYFHPRSYIPAGDLVVQGKRLSWGRIPVALAITPDNRAYIGGGGGAGSSGVGSNWTGMETVIASGPQIVRGGQVSTAYSRVFQDPALFGRAARSAIGLSSNRDLILVSTHARLTISEMSKVMARLGAKDALLLDGGSSAGLSWNNTSVLESVRSVSYGIGVFSEYSGRRYSRT